In Candidatus Defluviilinea proxima, a single genomic region encodes these proteins:
- the rpiB gene encoding ribose 5-phosphate isomerase B has translation MKVAVGFDHGGFPLKQTVLDTVRAAGHEPIDMGTNSADSVDFPDFTEKVGRAIQNGEAERGIVVCGSGVGACIAANKMKGIYASICHDTYSASQGVAHDDMNVLCLGGRVVGVELAIVLIQAFLGAEYQGNKAGGERLVRRVEKIHKLEQKQY, from the coding sequence ATGAAAGTAGCTGTTGGATTTGATCACGGGGGCTTTCCCCTTAAACAAACTGTGCTGGATACTGTCCGCGCGGCGGGACACGAACCCATTGACATGGGTACGAACTCCGCCGACAGCGTGGATTTCCCCGACTTCACCGAAAAGGTGGGACGTGCCATCCAAAACGGAGAAGCTGAGCGTGGTATCGTCGTTTGCGGATCGGGCGTGGGAGCCTGCATCGCCGCCAACAAGATGAAAGGCATCTACGCATCCATTTGCCATGACACTTACTCTGCCTCGCAAGGAGTCGCTCACGACGATATGAATGTGCTCTGTCTTGGCGGTCGTGTCGTTGGCGTGGAGCTTGCGATTGTCTTGATCCAGGCCTTTCTTGGTGCGGAGTATCAGGGCAATAAAGCAGGTGGTGAGAGGTTGGTAAGACGCGTTGAGAAGATACATAAGTTAGAACAAAAACAGTATTAA
- the tkt gene encoding transketolase, with product MTDELQNKAINTLRFLSADGVQQANSGHPGLPMGAAAMAYTIWTRHLRHNPRNPKWMGRDRFILSGGHGSMLLYSLLHLTGYDLPLEELKNFRQWGSKTPGHPEYGWTPGVEMTTGPLGQGFATGVGMAIAQAHLAAIFNKPGHEIIQSYIYAIVTDGDLMEGIASEAASMAGHMQLGRIIYLYDDNHISIDGSTDIAFTEDRGKRFEAYGWHVQKVEDGNDVEAIDAAIKKAKADPRPSIIMCRTIIGFGAPKKQGTSKAHGEPLGDEELNAAKQNVGWPTEPRFYVPDDALAFFRKAVDKGRELETDWKMKLEAYGRLHPELGAELNRRIAGKLPDNWEAALPAFPVDPKGMATRASSGKVINALASAIPEFIGGSADLAPSNNTKIDGATAFQKESYEGRNFHFGVREHAMAAALNGMNVFGGIIAYGGTFLIFSDYLKPAVRVAAISHIPSIFVLTHDSIGVGEDGPTHQPIEQLISLRSIPNLVTIRPADANEVREAWKVAISRRDGPTALALTRQNLPTFELATGETVSKGAYVLKDFGTPEVILMASGSEVSLILDAAQKLHEEGKGVRVVSFPSWELFEKQDEAYKESVLPKKIQARLAVEAATSMGWHRYAKSVIGIDHYGASAPAKIIFEKFGFTVDNVVARAKEVLK from the coding sequence ATGACAGACGAACTCCAAAATAAAGCCATTAACACCCTCCGTTTCCTTTCAGCAGACGGAGTACAGCAAGCCAACTCAGGCCACCCCGGCCTTCCTATGGGAGCCGCCGCAATGGCGTACACCATTTGGACGCGCCACCTGAGACATAATCCGCGCAATCCCAAGTGGATGGGACGCGACCGCTTCATCCTTTCGGGTGGGCATGGTTCAATGCTCCTGTATTCTTTGCTTCATCTGACGGGTTACGACCTCCCGCTCGAGGAGCTGAAGAACTTCCGCCAGTGGGGGAGCAAAACTCCGGGCCACCCTGAATACGGCTGGACCCCCGGCGTAGAAATGACCACTGGTCCTCTCGGTCAGGGGTTTGCCACCGGCGTAGGCATGGCCATCGCACAGGCGCATCTCGCGGCGATCTTTAACAAGCCCGGGCATGAGATTATCCAATCCTACATCTATGCCATCGTCACAGACGGTGACTTGATGGAAGGCATCGCTTCCGAGGCCGCATCCATGGCGGGACACATGCAACTCGGCCGTATCATTTATCTCTACGATGACAACCACATCTCGATTGACGGCTCCACTGATATTGCCTTCACCGAAGATCGTGGCAAGCGTTTTGAAGCTTATGGCTGGCACGTTCAAAAAGTGGAAGATGGCAACGATGTGGAAGCGATCGATGCCGCCATCAAGAAAGCCAAAGCAGACCCGCGTCCGTCCATCATTATGTGCCGTACGATCATTGGGTTTGGCGCGCCAAAGAAACAAGGAACATCCAAGGCACATGGCGAACCTCTTGGTGATGAAGAACTGAATGCCGCGAAACAGAATGTCGGTTGGCCGACCGAGCCGCGTTTCTACGTCCCTGACGATGCGTTGGCATTCTTCCGCAAAGCAGTGGATAAGGGCCGTGAACTCGAAACGGATTGGAAGATGAAGCTCGAAGCATACGGACGCCTGCACCCTGAACTAGGTGCTGAGTTGAATCGTCGTATTGCTGGCAAACTTCCTGACAATTGGGAAGCGGCATTGCCAGCCTTCCCTGTCGATCCAAAAGGCATGGCGACTCGTGCCTCTTCAGGCAAGGTGATCAATGCCTTGGCTTCTGCCATCCCAGAATTCATTGGTGGGTCTGCGGACCTGGCTCCCTCGAATAATACCAAAATTGACGGAGCTACCGCCTTCCAAAAAGAATCCTATGAAGGACGCAACTTCCATTTCGGTGTGCGTGAACACGCCATGGCCGCGGCCTTGAATGGTATGAATGTCTTTGGTGGCATCATTGCTTATGGTGGCACATTCCTGATCTTCTCTGACTATTTGAAGCCAGCGGTTCGTGTTGCGGCAATTTCACACATCCCTTCGATATTTGTCCTCACTCACGATAGTATTGGGGTTGGTGAAGATGGCCCCACGCATCAACCAATTGAACAGTTGATTTCCTTGCGCTCGATCCCCAATCTTGTTACCATCCGCCCTGCAGATGCGAATGAGGTCCGTGAGGCGTGGAAGGTGGCTATCTCTCGCAGAGATGGGCCGACGGCTTTGGCGCTCACACGCCAAAACCTCCCAACCTTCGAACTGGCAACTGGTGAGACAGTGAGCAAGGGTGCGTACGTGTTGAAAGATTTCGGCACGCCTGAAGTGATCCTCATGGCATCTGGCTCGGAGGTGAGCTTGATCTTGGATGCGGCGCAGAAGCTTCATGAAGAAGGCAAAGGTGTTCGTGTGGTTTCCTTCCCGAGTTGGGAACTGTTCGAGAAACAGGACGAGGCTTATAAAGAATCTGTCTTGCCGAAGAAGATTCAAGCAAGACTCGCCGTCGAAGCTGCGACCAGCATGGGCTGGCATCGATACGCCAAGTCCGTGATTGGCATTGACCACTACGGCGCATCTGCCCCTGCAAAGATCATCTTCGAGAAGTTTGGCTTTACAGTGGATAATGTTGTTGCCCGTGCGAAGGAAGTGCTTAAGTAA
- a CDS encoding aminoglycoside phosphotransferase family protein — MQKSQFWRTHLHQLSIAQEFYPGGQVLEIREFGNGNINDTYLVTTNSTEERNFILQRINTHVFKQPKLIMQNMRAFTEHMRRRARDEGHRWEMPRVLSTQKGTDYHLDADNNFWRAISYVKNARSYDTIRDLNHAREVGYALGAFQNLISDLPIDQLADTLEGFHITPRYLGQYDHALSQNGFKSNPELKYCLEFVEQRRALAHILEDAREQGKLQLRAMHGDPKVNNVMIEESTGRAISIVDLDTVKPGLIHYDIGDCMRSGCNPLGEETENWEAVRFDPETGSAILEGYLAQARAFLTTSDYEYLFDSMRLLAFELGIRFLTDHIAGNVYFKVKHPKHNLQRALVQFKLTESIEAHEADIRNIIAKMVVVE; from the coding sequence ATTCAGAAATCACAATTTTGGAGAACGCACTTGCACCAACTTTCAATTGCACAGGAATTTTATCCCGGGGGACAGGTTCTTGAGATCAGGGAATTCGGCAACGGCAACATCAACGACACATATCTTGTCACTACCAATTCGACCGAAGAACGAAATTTCATATTACAGCGCATTAATACACACGTCTTCAAACAACCAAAACTCATTATGCAAAACATGCGCGCCTTCACCGAACATATGCGCAGACGCGCACGCGATGAAGGACATCGTTGGGAAATGCCACGCGTTCTTTCCACGCAAAAGGGAACTGATTACCACTTGGATGCCGACAATAATTTTTGGCGAGCAATCAGCTACGTAAAAAATGCCAGATCGTACGACACGATCCGCGATCTCAACCACGCGCGCGAAGTGGGATACGCGCTCGGTGCATTTCAAAACTTGATCAGCGATTTACCCATCGACCAGCTTGCTGACACACTCGAGGGCTTTCACATCACGCCGCGTTATCTGGGTCAATACGATCATGCACTTTCGCAAAACGGTTTCAAATCCAACCCCGAACTCAAGTATTGCCTTGAGTTCGTAGAACAACGCCGTGCACTCGCGCACATTCTTGAAGATGCACGCGAACAGGGTAAACTCCAACTGCGTGCCATGCACGGCGACCCCAAGGTCAATAACGTGATGATCGAAGAGTCAACGGGACGTGCCATCAGCATCGTGGATCTTGACACGGTCAAGCCCGGCCTCATCCATTACGATATCGGGGACTGTATGCGTTCGGGATGCAACCCTCTCGGCGAGGAGACTGAAAACTGGGAGGCGGTTCGCTTCGACCCCGAAACTGGTTCAGCGATCCTAGAAGGGTATCTCGCCCAAGCCCGCGCCTTCCTGACAACTTCCGATTACGAATATCTTTTCGACTCCATGCGATTACTGGCCTTCGAACTCGGCATCCGCTTTCTCACCGACCACATCGCAGGAAATGTTTACTTCAAAGTGAAGCACCCCAAACACAACCTACAACGCGCACTTGTCCAATTCAAGTTAACTGAATCTATCGAAGCCCACGAAGCGGACATCCGCAACATCATCGCGAAGATGGTTGTAGTGGAATAG
- a CDS encoding DOMON-like domain-containing protein has product MPPFQLVPFGKHNIPDIAITGVATRLDNQLSIRYEVSGDVGRILFPVLSISPSRKDDLWKATCFEFFLAIPDQPQYWEFNMSPSGDWNAYQMEAYRRIGFCEEISISHLPFQFALPNLELSVNLSPLFRPTQPLHIGITAIIQTLDGMETYWTLAHPGPQADFHLRESFILSL; this is encoded by the coding sequence GTGCCACCATTTCAACTTGTCCCGTTTGGGAAACACAATATCCCTGATATTGCAATTACTGGCGTAGCCACCAGACTGGACAATCAACTCTCAATTCGCTACGAAGTTAGCGGAGATGTTGGGCGAATCTTATTTCCTGTTCTGTCTATCTCCCCTTCCCGCAAAGACGACTTGTGGAAAGCAACTTGCTTCGAGTTCTTCCTCGCCATTCCCGATCAACCACAATATTGGGAATTCAACATGTCTCCATCTGGCGATTGGAATGCGTATCAGATGGAAGCCTATCGCAGGATAGGCTTTTGCGAAGAAATTTCCATCTCACATTTGCCGTTTCAATTTGCATTACCCAATCTTGAACTCTCGGTAAATTTGAGCCCTCTTTTTCGGCCTACGCAACCGCTCCACATCGGAATCACTGCCATCATCCAAACTCTTGACGGAATGGAAACCTATTGGACGCTTGCACACCCCGGGCCACAAGCAGATTTTCATTTGAGAGAAAGTTTCATACTTTCTCTATAA
- a CDS encoding TlpA family protein disulfide reductase: MNTTQRRIAYVIILALGLAWILISTDKSGTSTSGKIPAPQQGFLAPDFELNTTTGETIKLSDLRGQAVLVNLWATWCPPCRAEMPAIEKIYNEYKDKGLVVLAVNMTYQDTASDIAPFVDEYDLTFPILLDETGKVGADYQLRSLPSSFFINREGIINEVVIGGPMAEALLRTRIEEILK; encoded by the coding sequence ATGAATACAACTCAACGCAGAATCGCATATGTCATCATACTCGCCCTTGGCCTTGCTTGGATTCTCATAAGCACAGATAAGTCAGGTACATCCACATCAGGCAAGATACCTGCACCTCAGCAAGGATTCCTTGCGCCTGATTTTGAGCTCAACACTACAACAGGCGAAACCATTAAGCTCTCCGACCTGCGCGGACAGGCGGTGCTGGTTAACTTGTGGGCGACGTGGTGCCCACCTTGTCGCGCAGAAATGCCCGCTATCGAAAAGATCTACAACGAGTATAAAGATAAAGGGCTAGTCGTGCTTGCCGTCAACATGACCTATCAAGACACTGCTTCCGACATTGCACCTTTCGTAGATGAATACGATCTCACCTTTCCCATTCTGCTCGATGAGACAGGCAAAGTTGGGGCAGATTATCAGTTACGCTCTCTTCCATCATCATTCTTCATAAATCGCGAAGGAATTATCAATGAAGTTGTTATTGGCGGCCCAATGGCTGAGGCCTTGCTTCGAACACGTATAGAGGAAATACTAAAATGA
- a CDS encoding prolipoprotein diacylglyceryl transferase: protein MIEAFRALFAPPRHLLLIVVAVWVGLALAEKRTERHGVSKDQLNNAVFFSIIGYIVGGRILFALSNLSAFAQSPLNIFSPNLNLFDPASGLLTAILVSFIYGQRQKLNLWQTLDSLTPLFATLAIGLPLAHLAEGTAFGNPTTVPWGIDLWNATRHPTQIYELLASLLIFGLVWSQKIDSPRGILFLNFVSLTAGSRLFLESFRGDSTLIFGEFRLAQIVAWVALAVVLFISDKLRQQAASTP, encoded by the coding sequence ATGATAGAAGCTTTCCGCGCGTTATTCGCTCCGCCTCGCCATCTCCTTCTCATTGTCGTTGCCGTGTGGGTTGGCCTTGCGCTCGCTGAAAAACGGACCGAGCGTCATGGGGTCTCAAAAGACCAACTGAACAACGCCGTATTTTTTAGCATCATCGGGTACATCGTTGGCGGACGAATCCTGTTCGCACTCTCCAACCTTTCTGCATTTGCGCAAAGCCCACTCAACATCTTCTCTCCCAACTTAAATCTCTTCGACCCAGCAAGCGGGCTACTCACAGCCATCCTTGTCAGTTTCATCTATGGTCAACGACAAAAACTCAACCTCTGGCAAACGCTCGATTCCCTCACTCCCCTTTTCGCTACACTCGCCATCGGTCTTCCCCTTGCCCATCTTGCCGAAGGCACAGCATTCGGAAACCCGACAACTGTCCCTTGGGGGATTGACCTTTGGAATGCCACCCGCCATCCGACTCAAATCTACGAACTGCTCGCTTCACTCTTAATCTTCGGCCTGGTCTGGTCTCAAAAAATCGATTCTCCCCGGGGCATTCTCTTTCTCAACTTTGTTTCACTAACGGCTGGCTCACGTCTCTTCCTCGAATCCTTTCGCGGTGATAGTACTTTAATATTTGGAGAATTTCGGCTAGCCCAAATCGTGGCATGGGTTGCGTTAGCCGTGGTATTATTTATAAGTGATAAGTTGAGACAACAAGCGGCATCAACACCATAA
- the folB gene encoding dihydroneopterin aldolase has product MDKVIIKNLLVRGIIGVNEDERKRAQDILINATLFTDTHRAAETDDINDCVNYSTMSKRIMSHAETAERFTVEALAGDLAKLCLEETGVQKVIVRVEKPRAVRFVESVGVEIERSRDE; this is encoded by the coding sequence ATGGACAAGGTCATTATCAAGAATTTACTTGTAAGAGGAATTATCGGGGTTAACGAAGATGAACGCAAACGCGCTCAAGACATATTGATCAACGCCACCCTCTTTACCGATACACATCGCGCGGCGGAGACGGACGATATCAATGATTGTGTCAATTACAGCACCATGTCCAAGAGGATCATGTCACATGCCGAAACTGCAGAACGATTCACTGTGGAAGCGTTGGCAGGCGATCTCGCAAAATTATGTCTTGAAGAAACTGGTGTGCAAAAAGTAATCGTCCGCGTGGAAAAACCAAGAGCTGTCCGTTTTGTGGAATCAGTTGGAGTGGAGATCGAACGAAGCCGGGATGAGTAG
- the folE gene encoding GTP cyclohydrolase I FolE — MEFDEEMDETESTPASVNVDQAEELVLELIKALGEDPEREGLKHTPRRVARMYTELLCGYNTDPQKIVNGALFNINYDEMVLVRDIEFYSLCEHHMLPFLGRAHVAYIPAGKVIGLSKIPRIVDMYARRLQVQERMTRQIADFLQTTLKPQGVAVVVEAVHLCSMMRGVKKHDARMTTSAMHGAFRANLATRQEFLDNISRGAKPLQF; from the coding sequence ATGGAATTTGACGAAGAGATGGATGAGACTGAATCAACACCGGCCAGTGTGAATGTTGATCAGGCAGAGGAACTTGTGCTTGAGCTGATCAAGGCGTTAGGGGAAGACCCTGAACGTGAAGGGCTGAAGCATACGCCTCGCCGTGTGGCACGCATGTATACTGAACTACTTTGTGGATATAACACCGATCCCCAAAAGATCGTCAATGGTGCGCTCTTCAATATCAACTATGATGAAATGGTGCTTGTACGCGATATCGAGTTTTATAGCCTGTGCGAACACCACATGCTTCCGTTTTTGGGGCGAGCGCATGTTGCTTATATCCCTGCTGGCAAAGTGATCGGGCTTTCCAAGATTCCCCGCATTGTTGATATGTACGCACGCCGTTTGCAAGTGCAAGAGCGCATGACTCGTCAGATCGCGGATTTTCTTCAAACAACTCTCAAACCGCAGGGCGTTGCGGTTGTAGTCGAGGCTGTGCATTTATGTTCGATGATGCGTGGCGTGAAAAAACATGATGCACGTATGACAACATCCGCTATGCATGGAGCCTTTCGTGCCAATCTTGCGACGCGACAAGAGTTCTTGGATAACATCAGTAGAGGCGCCAAACCACTTCAGTTTTGA
- the raiA gene encoding ribosome-associated translation inhibitor RaiA, with protein sequence MANKIEILARNMRLTDNTREYVEKKAAKLERHLQDIDEVRVELSHEKTARSAGDRQVSQITLRGKGFILRTEERSDDLHTAFDAALDKMQRQVERFKGKRNHGRGDGRSAAEVVEVMEEEWPVDETGELLPLIARRKKFVVLPMGEDEAVEQMRLLGHDNFFVFFNAEKNSIQVLYRRRNGTYGLIEPVIG encoded by the coding sequence ATGGCGAACAAGATTGAAATACTAGCTCGTAACATGCGGCTGACCGACAATACGCGCGAGTACGTTGAGAAGAAAGCCGCCAAACTGGAACGTCACCTTCAGGATATTGACGAGGTTCGCGTGGAGCTGTCTCATGAAAAGACAGCTCGTAGTGCGGGTGATCGTCAAGTGTCACAGATCACCTTGCGCGGAAAGGGTTTCATCCTCCGCACAGAGGAACGTTCTGATGACCTGCACACTGCTTTTGATGCGGCACTCGATAAAATGCAGAGACAGGTTGAGCGCTTCAAAGGTAAGCGTAATCATGGTCGCGGCGATGGGCGTTCTGCCGCTGAAGTTGTTGAAGTGATGGAAGAAGAATGGCCTGTTGACGAGACCGGCGAACTGCTTCCCTTGATCGCTCGCCGTAAGAAATTCGTTGTGTTACCGATGGGCGAAGATGAAGCTGTTGAACAGATGCGTTTACTTGGACACGATAACTTCTTTGTCTTTTTCAATGCCGAGAAGAACTCGATCCAGGTTTTGTACCGCAGGCGAAATGGAACATATGGTTTGATAGAGCCTGTGATTGGCTAG
- a CDS encoding ComF family protein, whose product MQNALHTLKYRHNMGIGDALAIQIAGFVRSLHWDVELLVPMPLGKKRLKERGYNQVGLVARPLAYELGLQYAPQSLSKTKDTRSQVGLNVIQRRENVRNVYQAEGKMVRRKSILLMDDVATTGATIQSSVEALLSAGACDVYAFTIARALSHHDMTRV is encoded by the coding sequence GTGCAGAACGCTTTACACACATTGAAATATCGCCATAATATGGGGATTGGAGATGCCCTGGCAATCCAGATCGCGGGCTTTGTACGTTCATTGCATTGGGATGTGGAGTTACTTGTGCCCATGCCTCTTGGAAAAAAACGTTTAAAGGAGCGGGGGTATAATCAAGTTGGGCTGGTTGCCCGCCCACTTGCATATGAACTTGGTTTGCAGTATGCGCCACAAAGTTTATCAAAGACTAAAGATACTCGATCCCAAGTTGGCTTGAATGTTATTCAGCGTAGGGAAAATGTCCGTAATGTGTATCAGGCTGAAGGTAAGATGGTGAGGCGTAAATCCATCCTTTTGATGGATGATGTAGCAACTACGGGAGCCACGATCCAGTCATCTGTTGAAGCGTTGCTCTCAGCAGGTGCTTGTGATGTTTACGCTTTCACAATTGCGCGTGCACTTTCACATCATGATATGACACGTGTTTGA